In a single window of the Scyliorhinus canicula chromosome 1, sScyCan1.1, whole genome shotgun sequence genome:
- the triap1 gene encoding TP53-regulated inhibitor of apoptosis 1 — protein sequence MNSVGTECLELKRGYDLCFNRWFAEKFLKGERSADPCSELFKQYQECVKKAIKEKEIPIEGLEFMGSKREKPHGNAGSS from the exons ATGAACAGTGTGGGCACCGAGTGCTTGGAGCTGAAGCGCGGATACGATCTGTGCTTCAACCGCTGGTTCGCTGAGAAATTCCTGAAGGGAGAACGGAGCGCGGATCCGTGCAGCGAGCTCTTTAAACAGTATCAGGAATGCGTGAAG AAAGCcatcaaagaaaaggaaatcCCAATTGAAGGACTGGAATTCATGGGATCCAAGCGGGAAAAACCACATGGAAATGCTGGTTCATCGTGA